A single Saccharolobus shibatae B12 DNA region contains:
- a CDS encoding protease pro-enzyme activation domain-containing protein, whose translation MYRYIFLMSMLLISIIPLVFASNSSLYQNPVTLKGFREIGTLNANQEVIVTIFVPLKNLDLLYYYASATSNPSSPLYHKFLSPQEVQQLFLPTEEYNQILNYVKSSGFQVIFTASNSVIVIKGTVGQVEKYLGTNYAVYSNGSVTYYTNYGYPKINAYVYSSNISAIFFAHPSTLITESTIKSFQQEINQTFPLEGYWPTVLQKVYNVTTEGENTTIGILDFYGDPYIVQQLAYFDKVTGLPNPPNFTVVQIGPYNPNLGIATGWAGEISLDVEVAHAIAPKANITLYIANSNIPLPAIIAYITSQNKVDTLSQSFSIPESFFSSLFNGPLFYSYIILSDEYYALGSAEGITFLASSGDAGGSGYSNGPIGTVGYPSTSPFVTSVGGTTVYLQFPNGSYYQTAWSNYGFVPNDVNYGGSTGGVSIIEPKPWYQWGLQTPSTYPNGKLIPEISANANVYPGIYIVLPGNTTGIGGGTSEASPLTAGVLATIESYTHHRIGLLNPILAYMAENYYGKAIEPITFGYNIPWVATYGYNLVTGYGTINAGYFEKILSTLNLSKELNVIVSVYNTSIPTVPPQQFYPGQRILVTANITYPNGSPVQTGEFKVLIENYLGNLTTFNLTYNSLTKLWTGSGVLPSNASGVLFIYVYGSSDGVRGIGYYETFSGYYVTFDYTMTFTPVYTELKNAELGITLSNSYFQAPIGVMNITLNIYSYNITTNEYTLVTTLNVPIKDGVGVIDLPANLSVGDLLIEAVGSAYGFDAFTNGIYMQSLFVLPQVVVEPGSVSPGQYITIEGTIIPPINLPSSTFQDALYGTNITAKLVNSNGIAISEANIPLSLNGIYFGYLYVPKNASPGIYNILLFANYYSYTLNTTIQGFYYGQIYISNQAMISVKSVSYAFEGQTVFIYANITNGTSEVKFGMFSATVYPSSLSFYYSTISSIIEIPLWYNPKIGEWEGNFTLPSTISAGNLTYLAGQGYFGMPFKILITGISAFGNPTTTNPGNAYTINVLPYTLIANQTLNKTLPYYANLVNVKIANANGNLLNDFLTNVTIINSNVKILSGNISGLVIRNSTVFMMQTNANNIVLYNSTLYAIGGSINGLNVIDSKVVPINVHIQGLHPELPTITINSPSKNITGTINVTVTVVGEDVSEVNVYLNGNLINSFTNNGTHVVTINTQNYPDGGYNLTITAIQSDGLSSSNSSYLYFENGLTNINGKVSVISNQLTNVSNSLSSSISSLRTALSEYETISLVLGIVAIVLAIFALIRRRR comes from the coding sequence ATGTATAGGTATATATTTTTAATGTCGATGCTATTAATTTCCATTATACCCCTAGTTTTTGCATCAAATTCCAGTCTATACCAAAATCCAGTAACTTTAAAAGGATTTAGAGAAATAGGAACTCTAAATGCCAATCAAGAGGTAATAGTTACAATCTTCGTACCGCTTAAAAATCTAGATCTATTATACTATTACGCCAGTGCAACCTCAAACCCAAGTTCACCGCTATATCATAAATTCTTAAGTCCTCAAGAGGTACAGCAGTTATTCTTACCTACTGAAGAGTATAATCAAATTCTAAACTACGTCAAAAGTAGCGGATTTCAAGTGATATTTACTGCATCGAATTCAGTAATAGTAATAAAAGGTACAGTGGGGCAAGTTGAGAAGTATTTAGGTACTAATTATGCTGTTTACTCTAATGGTTCGGTAACATACTACACCAACTACGGATATCCCAAGATAAACGCATATGTATACTCCAGTAACATTTCTGCAATATTCTTCGCCCATCCATCTACGTTAATTACTGAGAGTACAATAAAGAGCTTTCAACAAGAGATAAATCAAACATTTCCACTTGAAGGCTATTGGCCAACCGTATTGCAAAAAGTTTACAATGTTACTACAGAGGGAGAGAATACTACAATAGGAATACTGGACTTTTATGGTGATCCTTACATTGTACAGCAATTAGCGTATTTCGACAAGGTTACTGGATTACCAAATCCTCCCAACTTTACTGTAGTACAAATTGGACCCTATAATCCCAACTTAGGAATTGCAACTGGTTGGGCTGGTGAAATTAGCCTAGATGTTGAAGTAGCACACGCAATAGCCCCAAAGGCTAACATAACGCTATATATCGCTAATTCAAATATTCCTTTACCCGCTATTATCGCATATATTACAAGTCAAAATAAAGTTGATACATTATCCCAAAGCTTTAGCATACCAGAAAGTTTCTTTTCCTCACTTTTCAACGGGCCATTATTCTATTCATACATAATATTAAGTGATGAGTACTATGCACTAGGTTCAGCTGAGGGAATAACTTTCCTAGCAAGTTCTGGAGATGCTGGAGGTTCTGGGTATAGTAATGGACCAATAGGCACAGTAGGATATCCCTCAACGTCACCTTTCGTAACTTCAGTGGGAGGTACGACTGTATATTTACAATTCCCTAACGGCTCGTATTATCAGACTGCTTGGTCTAACTACGGTTTCGTTCCAAATGATGTAAATTATGGTGGTTCAACGGGTGGTGTAAGCATAATTGAGCCTAAACCATGGTATCAATGGGGGCTACAAACCCCATCTACTTATCCAAACGGTAAGCTAATACCAGAGATCTCCGCCAACGCTAACGTATACCCTGGGATATACATCGTTTTACCAGGTAACACAACCGGGATAGGAGGAGGTACAAGTGAGGCTTCTCCCCTAACTGCTGGAGTGCTAGCCACAATTGAAAGCTATACTCATCACAGAATAGGCTTACTTAATCCTATACTAGCTTACATGGCTGAGAATTACTACGGTAAAGCAATAGAGCCAATAACGTTTGGTTATAACATACCGTGGGTTGCAACTTATGGCTATAACTTGGTAACCGGCTACGGTACAATCAACGCGGGTTACTTTGAAAAAATACTATCTACACTTAATTTATCAAAAGAACTGAACGTAATTGTTAGCGTTTATAATACATCAATACCCACAGTACCTCCTCAACAATTCTACCCTGGACAACGTATTCTAGTTACTGCTAATATAACGTATCCTAACGGAAGTCCAGTGCAAACTGGAGAATTCAAGGTATTAATAGAGAACTACCTGGGGAACTTAACTACGTTTAACCTAACATATAATTCACTTACTAAATTATGGACTGGTAGTGGCGTTTTACCCAGTAATGCTAGTGGTGTTTTATTCATCTATGTTTATGGAAGTAGTGATGGAGTAAGGGGAATTGGATATTATGAGACCTTCTCTGGATATTACGTAACATTCGATTATACAATGACTTTTACACCAGTCTATACAGAGTTGAAAAATGCTGAACTGGGAATTACCTTATCTAACTCATACTTCCAAGCACCAATTGGAGTAATGAATATTACCCTTAATATTTACTCCTATAACATAACGACAAACGAATATACACTTGTAACGACGTTAAATGTACCTATTAAGGATGGTGTAGGAGTTATCGATTTACCAGCAAACCTAAGTGTAGGAGATCTATTGATTGAAGCGGTAGGCAGTGCTTATGGATTTGATGCATTTACTAATGGAATATACATGCAAAGCTTATTCGTATTGCCACAAGTGGTAGTTGAGCCCGGTAGTGTATCACCGGGACAATACATCACAATAGAAGGAACGATTATACCACCAATTAACTTACCCAGTAGTACATTCCAAGACGCATTATATGGTACTAACATTACTGCTAAATTGGTGAATAGTAACGGAATTGCAATAAGTGAGGCTAATATTCCATTATCATTAAATGGAATATACTTTGGATATTTATACGTACCCAAAAACGCTTCTCCAGGGATTTATAACATTTTATTGTTCGCAAACTATTACTCTTATACTTTAAACACTACAATTCAAGGATTCTACTACGGTCAGATATACATTTCTAATCAGGCTATGATTTCAGTGAAGTCAGTTAGCTACGCATTCGAGGGACAGACTGTTTTCATTTACGCTAATATAACTAATGGTACTAGTGAAGTCAAGTTTGGAATGTTTAGTGCCACTGTGTATCCCTCCAGTCTCTCATTTTATTACAGTACGATAAGCTCAATAATAGAGATACCGTTATGGTATAATCCTAAGATAGGAGAATGGGAAGGGAATTTCACACTGCCTTCAACCATTAGCGCTGGGAATCTAACTTACTTAGCTGGACAAGGATATTTCGGGATGCCATTCAAGATCTTAATAACCGGAATTTCTGCCTTCGGAAATCCAACCACTACCAACCCCGGTAATGCCTATACAATCAACGTATTGCCATATACTTTAATTGCGAATCAAACCTTAAATAAGACGTTACCATATTACGCAAATTTAGTTAACGTGAAGATAGCGAACGCAAATGGTAACTTATTGAATGACTTCCTTACCAATGTTACCATAATTAACAGTAACGTAAAAATATTGAGTGGAAATATATCTGGTTTAGTAATTAGAAATTCCACAGTGTTCATGATGCAGACTAATGCAAATAATATTGTATTGTACAATTCAACTCTATACGCAATAGGTGGAAGTATAAACGGATTAAATGTAATTGACTCTAAAGTAGTTCCAATAAACGTACACATTCAAGGTTTACATCCAGAATTACCAACTATTACAATAAACTCACCTTCTAAGAACATAACTGGAACTATTAACGTTACTGTTACCGTGGTAGGTGAAGACGTAAGTGAAGTTAACGTATACTTAAATGGTAATCTGATAAATTCGTTTACAAACAATGGGACTCATGTAGTAACTATAAATACTCAAAACTACCCAGATGGTGGATATAATCTAACAATTACAGCAATTCAGAGCGATGGTTTAAGTAGTAGCAATAGTAGCTATCTATATTTTGAAAACGGTTTAACCAATATAAACGGAAAGGTTAGTGTGATATCTAATCAGTTGACTAATGTAAGTAATAGTTTGTCATCTTCCATATCTTCCTTAAGGACTGCATTATCAGAATATGAGACTATATCTTTAGTACTCGGTATTGTCGCAATAGTTTTGGCAATATTTGCTCTAATAAGAAGGAGAAGATAA
- a CDS encoding MFS transporter, translating to MLKNRNEVLKISFSAFFADLGYQAVVASFPIIFVLIFKAPIPLYGLAEALNYGIGTVMAYLGGMAGDKYGRKRIAILGNILILFVSLVGLAGNYIQALIFFMIGWWFRNFRSPPRRAMMAEVTSPDERSEAFGILHSLDIAGALLAIIYLTVLLYLHVSIFFILLFTSIPLLMSTIVLSLVNAGKKGEKKTESKIVQKRVFWTVILSTMFFGFSQYSFGFPILTTTEITGKDYLGVLAYGVFLGASSLFGYLLGRMKLKEFESLAFLGYLIGAIGSLGFAYLSGIGLFSLYPLSFLMGISVASTETFEPTIISKITKEEAYGTSMGYLSAGRSVGIFLGNVIMGLLYQISYTYAYLFAAVTSLISFGLILSLIMRPSAS from the coding sequence ATGCTTAAAAACAGAAATGAAGTTTTGAAAATCTCATTTTCAGCCTTTTTCGCCGATCTCGGATATCAGGCTGTAGTAGCGTCTTTTCCAATAATTTTCGTATTGATTTTCAAGGCCCCAATACCCCTTTACGGCTTAGCTGAAGCATTGAATTACGGAATTGGTACTGTAATGGCTTATCTAGGTGGTATGGCGGGAGACAAGTATGGTAGAAAGAGGATTGCGATTCTAGGAAATATTCTCATCTTGTTTGTTTCTCTAGTAGGACTAGCAGGGAATTACATTCAAGCCCTTATTTTCTTCATGATAGGCTGGTGGTTTAGGAACTTCAGATCCCCACCAAGAAGGGCAATGATGGCTGAAGTTACATCACCAGATGAGAGATCTGAAGCCTTTGGAATTTTGCATTCCTTAGATATAGCTGGAGCGTTATTAGCAATAATTTATCTGACTGTGCTACTTTACCTCCATGTTTCCATATTTTTCATTCTATTATTCACCTCAATACCTTTGCTTATGTCAACAATAGTTTTAAGCCTCGTTAACGCAGGAAAGAAAGGAGAAAAGAAGACAGAGAGTAAAATAGTGCAAAAAAGGGTCTTCTGGACTGTCATATTATCTACAATGTTCTTTGGATTTAGTCAATACAGCTTCGGCTTTCCCATACTAACTACCACGGAAATTACTGGAAAAGACTATTTGGGAGTATTGGCCTACGGTGTGTTCCTCGGCGCTTCTTCACTATTTGGTTACTTATTAGGTAGAATGAAACTAAAGGAATTTGAAAGTTTGGCGTTTCTAGGATACTTAATTGGGGCAATAGGATCTCTTGGATTTGCGTATTTATCTGGCATTGGTTTGTTTTCCCTTTATCCCCTTTCATTCTTAATGGGAATTAGTGTTGCCTCAACTGAGACTTTTGAGCCCACAATAATATCTAAAATAACTAAAGAGGAGGCATATGGTACAAGTATGGGGTATTTATCAGCGGGTAGAAGCGTTGGAATATTTCTCGGTAATGTGATCATGGGGTTATTGTATCAAATAAGCTATACATATGCATACTTGTTCGCTGCTGTAACTTCTCTAATCTCCTTTGGACTAATCCTAAGCTTAATCATGAGACCAAGTGCTTCTTAG
- a CDS encoding cation:proton antiporter produces the protein MNPIILALFDVSIFILLAEILSSLVQKYSLPKLIGELLAGMIIGPYALGSLLNQLVGFSLISINSYIEFLAEFSVILLIFASGLEHGIAPIKSSGILGFLGATFGALLPFLAAYYFYMPNFGLDSSLILGAAMGATSLAAVASIIEEEKLKGKGINFMVSAAASDDVVDLLLLSVILAILQGTSTSVTSISLKIITLVVIWLVILTVSVILVPKITDRLSDKYIEEFPLAVLFGLTLLMVSLGYSPIISAFVAGVAFANSIKSEKIKEISNTLLSVFGPLFFVYIGAEVNFLTLNLNTLLLSLELTAIATAFKWLGIFPFALAYLRNVKAANTVAFGMVPRGETGLVIASIGLSYNALNLEEFEGIVFMSLFTTLIGSALFKSYAKKHLVS, from the coding sequence ATGAATCCAATAATCTTGGCACTCTTTGATGTATCAATATTCATCTTGCTAGCGGAAATTTTAAGCTCTCTTGTACAGAAGTACAGTTTGCCTAAGCTGATAGGCGAATTATTGGCTGGAATGATAATAGGTCCTTATGCCTTAGGTTCTTTATTAAATCAGTTAGTGGGTTTCTCCTTGATAAGTATAAATAGTTATATCGAATTTTTAGCCGAGTTTTCAGTAATTCTGTTAATATTTGCCTCTGGTTTAGAACATGGAATTGCACCGATAAAATCTTCTGGAATTCTAGGATTCCTAGGCGCAACATTTGGTGCATTATTACCTTTTCTCGCAGCATATTACTTCTATATGCCAAATTTTGGTTTAGATTCCTCGTTGATACTTGGTGCCGCAATGGGAGCTACCAGTCTTGCAGCTGTAGCGTCCATAATAGAGGAAGAGAAATTGAAGGGTAAGGGAATAAATTTCATGGTATCCGCAGCAGCATCTGATGACGTAGTTGACTTACTCTTATTGTCAGTCATTCTAGCTATTTTACAAGGTACGTCTACAAGCGTTACCTCTATCAGTTTGAAAATAATTACTCTTGTTGTCATATGGCTGGTTATTTTAACAGTCTCAGTTATCTTAGTTCCGAAAATCACTGATAGATTAAGCGATAAGTACATTGAGGAGTTTCCGCTAGCGGTGCTATTTGGCCTGACGTTATTAATGGTTTCATTGGGATATTCTCCTATAATTTCAGCTTTCGTTGCTGGAGTTGCTTTTGCAAATAGTATAAAAAGCGAAAAAATTAAAGAAATTAGTAACACATTACTTAGTGTTTTTGGACCATTATTTTTTGTATATATAGGAGCTGAAGTTAATTTCCTAACACTTAATCTCAATACGTTATTGCTATCCTTAGAATTAACTGCTATAGCAACCGCTTTCAAGTGGCTAGGAATCTTCCCATTCGCCCTAGCTTACTTAAGAAATGTGAAAGCTGCTAATACAGTAGCGTTTGGAATGGTACCTAGGGGTGAGACTGGATTAGTTATTGCTTCTATAGGCCTTTCGTATAATGCGCTAAACTTGGAGGAGTTTGAAGGTATAGTTTTCATGTCGCTTTTCACTACGTTAATAGGTAGTGCATTGTTTAAGAGTTACGCTAAGAAGCACTTGGTCTCATGA
- a CDS encoding CoB--CoM heterodisulfide reductase iron-sulfur subunit B family protein translates to MTLPTPYGKVAFYPGCALDGLGKSYDVSLKLVVQDLGIPLEKIEDYNCCGALEVKNVNTMAGILLPARNLALAREMGADAVVSACPGCHYSLSRTQYYLTKYPKLREKTNVYLEKMGTKNYDLKLMLVHAVEYIYNTVGIEAIKTKVKRPLTGLKVAPYYGCLYVRPKSYTLAGYMKMRDDPERPFFMDEILKALGAEVVPFEAKTMCCGGPHVYSDVEVALHLEARILKEAKRNGAEILVTDCPLGHVAIETNMEKIAQKYGEDLRTPLAYFSQLVAFAFGHSPEETLLTANITNPMSVLKRYL, encoded by the coding sequence ATGACATTACCTACACCTTATGGTAAAGTAGCGTTTTATCCAGGCTGTGCTTTAGACGGATTAGGCAAATCTTATGACGTCTCATTAAAACTAGTAGTACAAGATTTAGGTATCCCATTAGAGAAAATCGAGGACTATAACTGTTGTGGTGCATTAGAAGTAAAGAACGTAAATACTATGGCAGGGATATTGCTACCAGCAAGAAACTTAGCGTTAGCAAGAGAAATGGGAGCTGATGCAGTAGTTTCAGCTTGTCCCGGCTGTCACTATTCCTTATCTAGAACTCAATATTACCTAACTAAATACCCCAAACTAAGAGAAAAGACAAATGTGTATTTAGAAAAAATGGGTACTAAAAATTACGATCTGAAGCTGATGCTAGTTCACGCTGTTGAGTATATTTACAACACAGTAGGGATTGAGGCTATCAAGACTAAGGTGAAACGACCACTTACTGGACTAAAAGTTGCACCTTACTACGGTTGTCTATACGTTAGACCCAAATCGTATACTTTGGCTGGATATATGAAAATGAGGGATGATCCAGAGAGACCGTTCTTCATGGATGAAATACTCAAGGCATTAGGTGCGGAAGTCGTACCATTTGAGGCTAAAACAATGTGCTGTGGTGGTCCCCACGTTTACTCTGATGTAGAGGTAGCCTTACACTTAGAGGCTAGAATACTAAAGGAGGCTAAGAGAAACGGTGCGGAAATATTAGTAACAGATTGTCCACTAGGTCACGTAGCTATTGAAACTAACATGGAGAAAATAGCTCAAAAATATGGGGAAGATCTAAGGACACCATTAGCTTACTTCTCACAACTGGTAGCTTTCGCCTTTGGACATAGTCCAGAAGAAACTTTACTTACAGCTAATATCACTAATCCAATGTCAGTACTCAAAAGGTATTTGTAA
- a CDS encoding 4Fe-4S dicluster domain-containing protein, giving the protein MPIPELEKPIVKGLIQKDKVIVDGVELDGTWNAFMIERTQTGYDPTVWDEIANTLEGVTISACWQCGTCTSGCTMREYDPNYSPRGFIDLARKGDKQALIELQNSLWRCVSCQKCTHRCPKGVLVEEVVHSIHHYLLKHGLVKKDPGTVFDELFLETVIKNGGRISELTLGAAAAKAGMVTLSLKDLINIGAAILKGGLIKDVLRPNRVKNWDRVQKVLEEAMKEEVVPE; this is encoded by the coding sequence TTGCCAATTCCTGAATTAGAAAAACCCATAGTTAAAGGTCTAATTCAAAAAGACAAGGTAATAGTTGATGGTGTAGAGCTAGATGGAACATGGAACGCCTTCATGATTGAGAGAACACAAACTGGCTACGACCCTACAGTATGGGACGAAATAGCCAATACTCTGGAAGGTGTTACAATAAGTGCTTGCTGGCAATGCGGAACTTGTACCTCAGGTTGTACAATGAGAGAATACGATCCAAACTATAGTCCAAGAGGGTTTATAGATCTTGCTAGAAAGGGCGATAAGCAAGCGCTTATTGAACTACAAAACTCGCTCTGGAGATGTGTATCATGTCAAAAATGTACTCATAGATGTCCAAAGGGAGTACTAGTAGAGGAAGTAGTGCATTCTATTCATCATTATCTATTAAAGCACGGACTAGTTAAGAAAGATCCCGGTACAGTGTTCGATGAGCTATTCTTAGAGACCGTAATCAAAAACGGCGGAAGAATTTCAGAACTGACATTAGGTGCTGCTGCAGCTAAAGCTGGAATGGTTACACTAAGCTTGAAGGATCTAATTAATATAGGCGCAGCAATATTGAAAGGAGGACTTATAAAGGATGTATTAAGGCCTAATAGGGTTAAGAACTGGGATAGAGTACAAAAGGTATTGGAAGAGGCAATGAAGGAGGAGGTGGTACCAGAATGA
- a CDS encoding CoB--CoM heterodisulfide reductase iron-sulfur subunit A family protein, with protein MASKSVLVIGAGPAGLSAAKELANMGINVTLVERESFLGGTPKRLKYSLLFPELRPASEVIDPLVKTVQENGNVKIYMESIVDAAKNTSDGFEVSIKDKKGNVKVEKVNAIIAASGFEHFDSRRKYEYGYGIIPNIYQISDIEGMLHENKLVTTKGTPPKRVAILLCVGSRDATVGNTYCSRVCCAVSIKQAMEIKQRIPDAIVHIYYMDIRTYGLMEDKLYWKSQLDYRVGYIRGRISEFMRGPNDTVIIKGEDTMNLNRALAVPYDMVILANGMELGLGSKQVAKILGLEFEEHGFVKPLDPDRLPVQSTKKGVFLAGAITGPKTISDSITEGYAAAMKAYEYVTHGIWEESDFAKKTAEAKVVHH; from the coding sequence GTGGCTAGTAAATCCGTCCTAGTTATAGGTGCTGGGCCTGCAGGTCTCTCAGCTGCTAAAGAACTAGCAAATATGGGAATTAATGTTACACTTGTTGAGAGAGAGTCGTTCTTAGGTGGTACGCCCAAAAGGCTAAAGTATAGTTTATTATTCCCCGAGTTAAGACCAGCTTCTGAGGTTATCGATCCATTAGTGAAGACTGTTCAAGAGAATGGCAATGTTAAAATTTACATGGAAAGCATAGTTGATGCTGCTAAAAACACCTCTGATGGCTTTGAGGTAAGTATTAAGGATAAGAAGGGCAATGTAAAGGTGGAGAAAGTTAACGCTATAATTGCGGCTTCAGGTTTTGAGCACTTCGATTCTAGAAGGAAGTACGAATACGGTTATGGTATAATTCCCAACATATACCAAATATCTGACATAGAGGGCATGCTCCATGAGAATAAGCTAGTTACCACTAAGGGAACTCCACCTAAAAGAGTTGCGATATTATTATGTGTAGGTTCTAGGGATGCCACAGTAGGAAATACATATTGCTCAAGAGTGTGTTGTGCTGTCTCAATAAAGCAAGCTATGGAGATCAAACAGAGAATTCCAGATGCAATAGTTCACATCTACTACATGGATATAAGAACTTATGGTCTAATGGAGGATAAATTATACTGGAAATCGCAATTGGATTATAGAGTTGGCTATATTAGAGGTAGAATTTCAGAGTTCATGAGAGGTCCTAATGATACTGTGATAATAAAGGGAGAAGACACAATGAACTTGAATAGGGCATTGGCTGTACCTTATGATATGGTGATATTGGCTAATGGAATGGAACTTGGATTGGGTTCAAAACAAGTGGCTAAGATATTGGGATTGGAGTTTGAAGAGCACGGTTTCGTTAAGCCGTTAGATCCCGATAGATTACCAGTCCAATCCACTAAGAAAGGAGTATTCTTAGCTGGTGCAATAACCGGACCTAAAACTATCTCAGACTCAATAACCGAGGGATATGCTGCAGCAATGAAAGCATACGAATACGTTACTCACGGAATATGGGAAGAGTCGGATTTCGCAAAGAAAACCGCAGAAGCGAAGGTGGTACATCATTAA
- a CDS encoding CoB--CoM heterodisulfide reductase iron-sulfur subunit B family protein, with amino-acid sequence MLSQEEKQIQKAVQEAFPMSDNVDWNEVYQRIIYRYSTPHGLEHVKEEMYKLEDKGEIIIHHIKPYNNPVEAQTLNGSPKKIPTTKLWHHKSCGQCGHIPGYPTSVFWVMNKLEIDYLDEPHQTSCTGWNYHASGASNPVALAGVYVRNMWRAYETGYFPLIHCGTSFGHYKEVRNMIILHKEIRDKLRPIMRKLDMDIVIPEEVVHYSEWLYVMSKKAAQQKKYNLENIKAAVHTPCHVYKLVPEDTVYDPEVFQGRRPAAPSGTVQNFGAKLVDYSTWWDCCGFGFRHILTEREFSRSFALFKKVIPAVEEGNADVFVTSDTGCVTTLDKSQWAGKAHGFNYNLPVLADAQFAALAMGADPYIIAQIHWHATDVEGFLRRIGVPVDDYKEKFVQYLQDLREGNAEPQYLYPKHRKIDFYLSLPDRVKWYKKEVPK; translated from the coding sequence ATGTTGAGTCAAGAAGAGAAGCAAATTCAAAAGGCTGTTCAAGAAGCCTTCCCGATGTCCGATAATGTTGATTGGAATGAAGTTTATCAGAGGATAATTTATAGGTATAGTACACCTCATGGGCTAGAACACGTTAAAGAGGAAATGTACAAATTGGAGGATAAGGGCGAAATCATTATACATCACATTAAGCCCTATAACAATCCAGTAGAAGCGCAAACACTAAATGGATCTCCAAAGAAAATACCCACAACCAAACTATGGCATCACAAGAGTTGTGGGCAATGTGGTCACATTCCCGGTTATCCAACCTCTGTTTTCTGGGTGATGAATAAGTTAGAGATAGATTATCTAGACGAACCCCATCAGACCTCATGTACTGGATGGAACTATCACGCTTCTGGCGCATCTAACCCAGTAGCCTTGGCAGGAGTATATGTAAGGAACATGTGGAGAGCTTATGAAACAGGTTACTTCCCATTAATACATTGTGGAACCTCATTTGGCCATTATAAAGAAGTTAGGAACATGATAATACTACACAAGGAGATAAGAGATAAGCTAAGACCAATTATGAGAAAACTGGACATGGATATTGTAATACCAGAAGAGGTAGTTCACTATTCTGAATGGTTATATGTAATGAGTAAGAAAGCTGCACAACAGAAAAAGTACAATCTAGAAAACATAAAGGCCGCAGTACACACTCCATGTCACGTTTATAAGTTAGTTCCAGAGGACACTGTTTACGATCCTGAAGTCTTCCAAGGTAGAAGACCAGCAGCCCCATCTGGAACTGTACAGAATTTCGGTGCTAAATTAGTGGATTACTCCACTTGGTGGGATTGCTGTGGATTCGGATTTAGACATATCCTAACAGAGAGGGAATTCAGTAGGAGTTTTGCATTATTTAAGAAGGTTATACCAGCGGTTGAAGAGGGAAATGCTGACGTCTTCGTAACCTCAGATACAGGATGTGTTACCACACTAGATAAGAGTCAGTGGGCTGGAAAGGCTCATGGTTTCAATTATAACTTACCGGTATTGGCTGATGCGCAGTTTGCGGCTTTAGCAATGGGTGCAGATCCATACATAATTGCACAAATTCACTGGCACGCAACAGATGTCGAAGGTTTCTTAAGAAGGATAGGCGTTCCAGTAGATGACTATAAAGAGAAGTTTGTACAATATCTACAAGATTTAAGAGAAGGTAATGCTGAGCCTCAATACTTGTATCCAAAGCATAGAAAGATTGACTTCTACCTATCCTTGCCAGATAGAGTAAAGTGGTATAAGAAGGAGGTTCCAAAGTAA